A window from Actinomycetota bacterium encodes these proteins:
- a CDS encoding YbaB/EbfC family nucleoid-associated protein, translating to MNYGNMMKQAKMMQKKMQQIQEELKKTEFDASAGGGAIKVKVNGEQEVLEVKINKEMVDAEDLEMVEDMVVVAINDAISQSKQKMQEEMGSLTGGLNIPGLF from the coding sequence ATGAATTACGGTAATATGATGAAACAGGCAAAGATGATGCAAAAAAAAATGCAGCAGATACAGGAAGAACTAAAAAAAACCGAATTTGATGCTTCTGCCGGAGGAGGGGCAATTAAAGTAAAGGTTAACGGTGAGCAAGAGGTACTGGAAGTAAAAATAAATAAGGAAATGGTAGATGCAGAAGACCTGGAAATGGTGGAAGATATGGTGGTAGTGGCTATAAACGATGCTATTTCCCAATCCAAGCAGAAGATGCAGGAAGAGATGGGATCCTTGACAGGAGGCCTGAATATTCCCGGTTTATTTTAA